The Kluyveromyces lactis strain NRRL Y-1140 chromosome B complete sequence genome contains a region encoding:
- the PRP22 gene encoding DEAH-box ATP-dependent RNA helicase PRP22 (similar to uniprot|P24384 Saccharomyces cerevisiae YER013W PRP22 RNA-dependent ATPase/ATP-dependent RNA helicase in the DEAH-box family associates with the lariat intermediate before the second catalytic step of splicing) produces MSDVKKEICKVLGLDDEIVADFIININKNCTTKNEFKKKLLEMDQDLSAAVVSDIYDVVNKTAGSTAATRVKTLLAEQLDVHDDVVTNFIMDICSKSETLLKFRAKLKEMEAGVSDSLALRIFNIVHSSNVAVKTEIEDTKSALSLPNTTVSWEGIEEKASNKSRFRKNETVDPEPVLDKVYPGKVQNVTKFGCFVRIFGVRNTNVDGLVHVSELSSSHVDKPEDVVHRNQDVFVKVIKIQNNGKISLAMKGIDQSTGMEAATRGRTKEKVIPKRKLTSPERWEIRQLISSGAASIEDYPELKDDYNISQPTNSEADGTNEQKEEEELEVEINVDDEPKFLKGQVKPDRKYELPSITKVPKGSLNRSAMVGSYTMKEHREEKLKRKKEVKKQLNKSKQLADPSSSKVLSNSEFDARQLVATAWERSRMKERVSYGKRTSLPIKEQRERLPVYRMRQQLIDAVIKNQFLVIVGETGSGKTTQLTQYLDEEGLSNKGMIGCTQPRRVAAVSVAKRVAEEMGCNVGEEVGYTIRFEDETSSRTRIKYLTDGMMQREALLDPLMSRYSVILLDEAHERTVATDVLFALLKKAALQRPDLKVIITSATLDSDKFSKYFMNCPVIEIPGKTFPVEVLYSSKPQMDYIESALDTTMDIHINEPQGDVLVFLTGQEEIDTCCEILYERVKALDGTIPELIILPVYSALPSEIQSRIFEPTPKGSRKVIFATNIAETSITIDGVYYVIDPGFSKINTYNPRVGMEQLLVSPISQAQANQRKGRAGRTGPGKCFRLYTESAFKNEMLPNTVPEIQRQNLEHTILMLKAMGINDLLNFEFMDPPPKSFMVSALEELFNLQALDEEGFLTTLGKRMSQFPMEPGLSKTLLASVTNKCSDEMLTIVAMLSIQNVFYRPKDKQQEADNRKARFHHPYGDHLTLLNVFNRWRESNYSKSFCTTNFLHERHLKRALDVRQQLFNIFKKMNLPIVSCHGDVDCIRKTLVSGFFRNAAKRESQAGYKTLTDGTQVAISPGSSLFGKEYDYVLYHSIVLTSREYMMQVTAIESKWLLESAPHFYKVADPNGSSRKKAKIVPLNDRFAQSKDSWRLSSIRANRDKKLGGKR; encoded by the coding sequence ATGTCTGATGTCAAGAAGGAGATATGCAAAGTACTCGGTTTAGATGATGAGATAGTCGCtgattttatcatcaacataAATAAGAACTGTACCACGAAGAATGAGTTTAAGAAAAAACTGTTGGAGATGGATCAGGATTTGAGTGCCGCTGTTGTGTCCGACATTTATGATGTGGTGAACAAGACTGCTGGAAGCACAGCAGCCACAAGGGTTAAGACTCTTCTTGCTGAGCAGCTTGATGTTCACGATGATGTTGTCACCAATTTCATTATGGACATTTGCAGTAAGAGCGAAACGTTGCTCAAATTCCGGgcaaaattgaaagaaatggagGCTGGTGTATCGGATAGTCTAGCTCTTCGTATTTTCAACATTGTTCATTCCTCAAATGTGGCTGTCAAAACGGAAATCGAGGATACAAAGTCTGCACTTTCCTTACCCAACACTACTGTTTCTTGGGAAGGaatcgaagaaaaagctTCCAACAAATCAAGATTTAGGAAGAATGAAACGGTTGATCCAGAACCTGTGCTTGATAAAGTGTATCCTGGAAAGGTACAGAACGTCACAAAATTCGGATGTTTTGTGAGAATTTTTGGGGTAAGAAATACTAATGTCGACGGTCTTGTGCATGTATCGGAACTTAGTTCATCGCATGTTGATAAGCCAGAAGACGTGGTACACAGAAACCAAGATGTGTTCGTGAAAGTTATAAAGATACAGAATAATGGCAAAATATCACTTGCTATGAAAGGCATTGATCAGAGTACTGGAATGGAAGCGGCAACTCGGGGaagaaccaaagaaaaGGTGATTCCTAAGCGAAAATTAACTTCACCAGAACGATGGGAAATAAGACAACTTATCTCAAGTGGTGCCGCTTCAATCGAAGACTATCCTGAGCTAAAAGATGACTATAATATAAGTCAACCTACGAACTCTGAAGCAGATGGCACCAACgaacaaaaagaagaagaagaacttgaagttGAGATAAATGTCGATGATGAGCCCAAATTTCTAAAAGGACAAGTTAAACCAGACAGAAAATACGAATTACCATCTATAACTAAGGTTCCAAAGGGATCGTTGAATAGATCAGCCATGGTAGGTTCATACACGATGAAAGAACATAGAGAAGAGAAGCTTAAACGGAAGAAAGAGGTAAAAAAACAGCTTAACAAAAGTAAACAATTGGCTGATCCCAGTAGTAGTAAAGTTCTGTCTAATTCAGAGTTTGATGCAAGGCAATTAGTTGCTACAGCTTGGGAAAGGAGCAGAATGAAAGAGCGTGTATCCTACGGAAAAAGGACATCTCTTCCAATCAAAGAACAGAGGGAAAGATTACCAGTGTATCGAATGCGTCAACAACTTATCGACGCAGTTATTAAGAATCAGTTCTTAGTTATTGTAGGGGAAACAGGCTCAGGTAAAACAACTCAATTAACTCAGTATCTGGATGAAGAAGGCCTGAGTAACAAGGGAATGATTGGATGTACCCAACCTCGGAGAGTTGCGGCAGTTTCTGTGGCCAAAAGAGTTGCCGAAGAAATGGGATGTAACGTCGGTGAAGAAGTCGGTTACACAATTAGATTTGAAGACGAGACCTCATCAAGAACCAGAATCAAATACTTAACCGATGGTATGATGCAAAGAGAAGCGTTACTGGATCCCTTGATGTCCCGTTACTCTGTTATTCTTCTTGACGAAGCTCATGAAAGAACAGTAGCTACTGATGTTCTTTTCGCgctattgaagaaagcgGCCTTGCAAAGACCTGATTTAAAGGTCATTATTACTTCTGCCACCTTAGATTCCGATAAATTTTCGAAATACTTCATGAACTGCCCGGTAATCGAAATCCCAGGGAAAACTTTCCCCGTAGAAGTATTATACTCAAGCAAACCTCAAATGGACTACATAGAAAGTGCTCTTGACACAACTATGGATATACATATCAACGAGCCCCAGGGTGATGTTTTGGTCTTTCTAACTGgtcaagaagaaattgacacTTGTTGTGAGATATTGTACGAAAGAGTGAAAGCTTTGGACGGCACAATTCCAGAACTTATTATTTTACCAGTTTATTCGGCACTTCCTAGTGAAATTCAATCAAGAATTTTCGAGCCTACTCCGAAGGGCTCTAGGAAAGTGATATTTGCCACGAATATTGCTGAAACATCCATCACCATTGATGGGGTTTACTATGTCATCGATCCAGGCTTTTCTAAAATAAATACGTACAATCCACGAGTTGGTATGGAACAACTTCTCGTGTCTCCAATTTCGCAAGCCCAAGCCAATCAGAGAAAGGGAAGAGCAGGTAGAACAGGCCCTGGCAAATGTTTTAGGCTTTATACCGAATCTGCttttaaaaatgaaatgCTTCCTAATACTGTCCCAGAAATTCAAAGGCAGAATTTAGAGCATACAATATTGATGCTTAAAGCCATGGGTATCAATGATCTTTTGAACTTCGAGTTCATGGATCCACCTCCCAAGTCCTTCATGGTATCTGCGCTCgaagaacttttcaatttgcAAGCCTTAGACGAAGAAGGGTTTTTAACAACATTGGGGAAAAGAATGTCGCAGTTTCCAATGGAACCTGGGCTCTCCAAAACATTGCTTGCATCTGTCACCAATAAGTGCTCTGATGAAATGTTGACAATAGTGGCCATGCTTTCCATTCAGAACGTATTTTATAGACCTAAAGATAAACAACAGGAGGCAGATAACAGAAAGGCAAGGTTCCACCATCCATATGGCGACCATCTAACTCTTTTAAACGTATTCAATAGATGGCGGGAGAGCAATTATTCTAAATCCTTCTGCACCacaaattttcttcatgaACGTCATTTGAAGCGTGCGCTAGATGTGAGACAGCAGTTGTTcaatatattcaagaagatgaaTCTACCAATCGTAAGTTGCCACGGTGATGTTGATTGTATAAGAAAGACATTGGTTTCTGGTTTCTTTAGAAATGCAGCAAAGCGAGAGTCCCAAGCAGGTTATAAAACACTCACAGATGGAACACAAGTGGCTATTAGTCCAGGTAGTTCGTTATTTGGTAAAGAATATGATTACGTGTTATATCACAGCATTGTTCTAACATCAAGGGAATATATGATGCAAGTGACGGCCATAGAATCTAAATGGCTACTCGAAAGTGCCCCTCACTTCTACAAAGTTGCTGATCCTAATGGTAGCAGTAGAAAGAAAGCTAAAATTGTTCCATTAAATGACAGATTTGCCCAGAGTAAAGATTCCTGGAGATTAAGTTCAATACGAGCCAATAGAGATAAAAAGTTGGGTGGAAAACGGTGA
- the VLD1 gene encoding Vld1p (weakly similar to uniprot|P40570 Saccharomyces cerevisiae YIR014W), with the protein MIVSNFCGKLMIFMYTVIYLRFMKDQTITIALSSLILMFFSYLSHSLLIVYHAELTENHEEMRTIMLRNFRGLQVLLLLETVASVAYHSVINIERDVCRWKYGYWFTQFIGDLQCGKGGRAMLLFLDLTFTFLLLTSITYMSTNVELNTVDFKVSVSALNVDEWGILSLLKMKSLDMDASILKITLDEFNVDLGDSYANYNSMEVMDSD; encoded by the coding sequence atgATTGTTTCTAATTTTTGCGGGAAATTAATGATCTTCATGTATACAGTTATCTATCTACGGTTTATGAAGGACCAAACGATAACTATTGCCCTAAGTTCATTGATTCTTATGTTTTTCAGCTACCTGTCacattctcttttgatAGTATACCATGCAGAATTGACAGAGAATCATGAAGAAATGCGGACGATTATGTTGAGAAATTTCAGGGGACTACAAGTGTTATTGTTGCTAGAGACCGTTGCATCGGTGGCGTACCATTCTGTAATAAATATAGAACGGGACGTGTGTCGGTGGAAATATGGCTACTGGTTCACGCAATTCATTGGTGATCTGCAATGTGGGAAAGGTGGTCGGGCAATGTTATTGTTCTTAGATTTGACATTTACGTTTCTGCTCCTAACATCCATCACTTACATGAGTACTAACGTTGAACTCAATActgttgatttcaaagttaGTGTATCTGCACTAAACGTGGATGAATGGGGGATACTAAGCTTGCTAAAGATGAAGTCCTTGGATATGGACGCCAGTATCTTGAAAATCACGCTAGACGAGTTCAACGTCGATCTTGGTGACTCTTATGCTAACTATAATTCCATGGAAGTAATGGATTCAGattga
- the PRE1 gene encoding proteasome core particle subunit beta 4 (highly similar to uniprot|P22141 Saccharomyces cerevisiae YER012W PRE1 20S proteasome beta-type subunit localizes to the nucleus throughout the cell cycle): MDVLLGIRVKDSVILASSKAVTRGISILKDSDDKTRQLLPHTLMSFSGEAGDTVQFAEYIQANMQLYLIRENYELSPHAASSFVRTELAKSLRSRKPFQVNVLIGGYDTKNEKAELYQIDYLGTKVELPYAAHGYAGFYTFSLLDRHYREDLTVDEALGLLKQCVQELELRMPVDFKGVIVKIVDKDGVRVVDDF, translated from the coding sequence ATGGATGTTCTATTAGGTATAAGAGTCAAGGATTCGGTGATATTGGCCTCTTCAAAGGCTGTAACTAGGggtatttcaattttgaaagattcagatGACAAGACCAGACAATTACTCCCTCACACACTAATGTCGTTCTCTGGTGAAGCTGGTGATACAGTACAGTTTGCTGAATATATCCAGGCTAATATGCAATTGTATTTGATTAGAGAAAATTATGAATTGTCTCCTCATGCGGCATCGAGTTTTGTTAGAACAGAATTGGCTAAATCCCTAAGATCGAGGAAACCATTCCAAGTTAACGTATTAATCGGTGGTTATGATACCAAGAATGAGAAAGCAGAGTTGTACCAGATAGATTATCTAGGTACTAAGGTAGAATTACCATACGCTGCCCACGGTTACGCTGGTTTCTACACATTCTCTCTATTGGATCGTCATTACAGAGAGGATTTAACAGTAGATGAAGCCTTAGGTTTATTGAAGCAATGTGTACAAGAGCTAGAGCTAAGAATGCCAGTTGATTTCAAGGGGGTTATTGTAAAAATCGTGGATAAGGATGGTGTTAGGGTCGTTGACGACTTTTAG
- the MDM38 gene encoding ribosome-binding protein MDM38 (similar to uniprot|Q08179 Saccharomyces cerevisiae YOL027C MDM38 Mitochondrial Distribution and Morphology): MFRRVVTPVKPGYGILRNNAGLRVPVLPVPAHVTMIAGGKRFASSNSNSETGTVTNTAAATTDKASTGELVDASKAPATKPVAAKKEKKPPLWDRIKHELTHYVNGTKLLGYEIKVSTKLLVKFVQGYELSRREKNQLKRTMGDIFRLVPFSAFLIIPFAELLLPVALKIFPNLLPSTYESGKEKKIKRTKLNEIRAKTSNFLQETLEESSLINYKSLESTEKKKQFLNFFKKLNSTKDGKENLFTHEEILNVAKMFKNDTVLDNLSRPQLIAMAKYMSLRPFGNDNMLRYQIRFNLKHIIEDDKTIDYEGAASLSDEELYQACVSRGIKTFGVSKDELLENLKVWLDLRLRHQVPSVLLVLSSAYTFGGIPKEQKVDAYSTASIEAEVEDTKFNNLLDFYYDGILQVLSSIPDPVYNVTKLDVSESKEPSSSTAAAAKAEPKEEPSITKLASEALATNASAASAAANVVSNIASASPKSETETKPASAKSESSVTDQKKEAVQEPQPEQAKDEKEAVSEEAEEEEEQQKTDDNAFKLSVLKEQEELIKKEEEEAKLRSQREVIKDDINLDEKEEEIPEKASSEPAKDTKNSDEPSDGKKQ; encoded by the coding sequence ATGTTTCGTCGCGTGGTAACTCCTGTGAAGCCAGGTTATGGTATCTTGCGTAATAATGCGGGGTTAAGGGTACCGGTGTTACCGGTCCCAGCGCATGTGACGATGATAGCCGGTGGTAAACGATTTGCTTCTAGTAATAGCAATTCTGAAACCGGAACGGTTACAAATACTGCTGCCGCAACAACGGATAAAGCTAGTACTGGTGAGTTAGTTGATGCGTCAAAAGCACCAGCCACTAAGCCAGTAGCTgcaaagaaagagaagaaaccTCCCTTGTGGGATAGAATTAAACACGAGTTGACCCATTACGTCAACGGTACAAAACTTTTGGGGTATGAGATTAAAGTTTCCACCAAGCTTTTGGTGAAGTTCGTCCAAGGTTACGAACTTTCAAGACgtgaaaagaatcaattgaagagaacAATGGGTGATATCTTCCGTCTTGTTCCCTTCAGTGCCTTCTTAATTATCCCATTTGCAGAATTGTTACTTCCAGTGGCATTGAAGATATTTCCTAATTTGTTGCCTTCCACCTATGAAAGTGgtaaggaaaagaaaattaagAGGACTAAGTTGAACGAAATCAGGGCTAAGACATCAAACTTTTTACAAGAGACGTTGGAAGAGTCTTCTTTGATCAATTACAAATCTTTGGAATCaacagagaaaaagaaacagttcctgaacttcttcaagaagCTAAACTCCACCAAAGATGGTAAAGAAAACCTATTCACACACGAAGAAATCTTAAATGTTGCCAAGATGTTCAAGAACGATACCGTTTTGGATAACTTGTCCAGACCTCAATTAATTGCCATGGCCAAATACATGTCCTTGAGACCATTCGGTAACGATAACATGCTTCGTTACCAAATTCGTTTTAACTTGAAGCATATCatagaagatgataaaacCATCGATTATGAAGGTGCTGCTTCGTTATCCGATGAGGAACTTTATCAGGCGTGTGTCTCAAGAGGTATTAAGACCTTCGGTGTTAGCAAAGATGAATTGCTagaaaatttgaaagtttgGTTAGATTTGAGATTGAGACATCAAGTCCCAAGTGTTTTGTTGGTGCTTTCGAGTGCTTACACGTTTGGTGGTATTccaaaagaacaaaaagtcGATGCTTATTCTACCGCATCCATCGAAGCCGAGGTCGAAGATACgaaattcaacaatttaTTGGATTTCTACTACGATGgtattcttcaagttttgaGCAGTATCCCAGATCCAGTTTATAACGTCACTAAGTTGGATGTCTCAGAAAGCAAAGAACCTAGTTCTTCCACAGCAGCAGCTGCGAAGGCAGAGCCAAAGGAAGAACCCTCTATTACTAAATTAGCCAGCGAAGCTCTTGCTACTAATGCAAGTGCTGCATCTGCAGCTGCTAATGTTGTAAGTAACATCGCATCTGCTTCACCAAAATCCGAAACTGAAACCAAACCTGCTTCAGCCAAGTCTGAATCTAGCGTTACTgatcaaaagaaggaagcCGTGCAAGAACCTCAGCCAGAACAAGCGAAggatgaaaaagaagcagtatcagaagaagcggaagaagaagaagaacagcAAAAGACTGACGATAATGCATTCAAGTTAAGCGTTTTGAAGGAGCAAGAGGAGTTGAttaagaaggaagaagaagaagctaagTTGAGATCTCAAAGAGAAGTTATCAAAGATGACATCAACTTagatgaaaaagaagaggaaattCCTGAAAAAGCTTCCTCGGAACCTGCTAAAGATACCAAAAATTCGGACGAACCATCTGATGGTAAGAAGCAATAA
- the PRI1 gene encoding DNA primase subunit PRI1 (highly similar to uniprot|P10363 Saccharomyces cerevisiae YIR008C PRI1 Subunit of DNA primase which is required for DNA synthesis and double-strand break repair), with product MPSLVDAVEPGSSTVPSSSTTPYGGDTPPSNYGPSSSDMQYYYQHLYPFKQIFQWLNHSPKPGRDIINREFAMAFRSGAYKRYNSFNSVQEFKVQIQKANPDRFEIGAVYNKPPRERDSLLKTEMKPMEKELVFDIDMDDYDSYRTCCSGAQVCPKCWHFIKLAMKVINSSLENDFGFDEFIWVFSGRRGAHCWISDKRARVMTDSHRKNMLDYMNVVRDRNIEKRLNLVRPLHPHLSRSLEILKPHFVEIILREQDTWRDDELAIKSLATSCHDKQLSEQLKKLWTNKPGRSSEEKWKDMDVIASQLISSFPKQRQHDYLQRLRESKEDIIIQTLYPKLDVEVTKQTIHLLKAPFCIHPSTGNVCVPITEEFSPEMAPKLIKLQNEMDTNDNQVQRTSLQPYLDMFGKYVNKLVKQELSSQKRDREEDIKSSIDF from the coding sequence ATGCCATCCTTAGTTGACGCCGTTGAGCCTGGCTCTTCCACTGTACCATCGTCATCGACTACCCCATATGGAGGTGACACTCCTCCTTCAAATTATGGACCTAGTTCATCAGATATGCAATACTACTATCAACATCTGTATCCTTTTAAGCAGATATTTCAATGGCTGAACCATTCACCTAAACCAGGCCGTGATATCATCAATAGAGAATTCGCGATGGCGTTCAGATCTGGTGCATACAAAAGATATAATTCGTTCAACAGCGTACAGGAGTTCAAAGTACAGATCCAGAAGGCTAATCCAGATAGATTTGAGATCGGTGCAGTGTACAATAAACCGCCAAGGGAGCGCGACTCTTTACTTAAGACTGAGATGAAACCGATGGAGAAAGAATTAGTTTTCGATATCGATATGGATGATTATGATAGTTATAGAACATGTTGTTCTGGGGCACAAGTGTGTCCCAAGTGTTGGCACTTTATTAAATTAGCTATGAAAGTAATCAATTCatctttggaaaatgatTTCGGTTTTGATGAGTTCATTTGGGTTTTCTCTGGTAGACGTGGTGCCCATTGTTGGATTAGTGACAAGAGAGCCAGGGTCATGACGGATTCTCATAGGAAGAACATGTTGGATTATATGAACGTGGTTAGGGATAGAAATATTGAGAAGAGATTGAATTTGGTTAGACCGCTGCATCCACATCTATCAAGATCTCTGGAGATTTTGAAACCTCATTTCGTTGAAATCATTCTAAGGGAACAAGACACTTGGAGAGATGATGAACTAGCGATAAAATCTTTGGCTACCAGTTGTCACGACAAACAGCTATCTGAGCAGCTAAAGAAACTATGGACCAACAAACCTGGAAGATCAAGTGAGGAAAAATGGAAGGACATGGATGTGATAGCGTCTCAGCTAATAAGTAGCTTTCCTAAACAGAGACAACACGATTATTTGCAGAGACTACGCGAGAGTaaagaagatatcatcatccaaaCGCTATACCCTAAATTAGATGTGGAAGTCACAAAACAAACCATCCATTTACTCAAGGCTCCATTCTGTATACATCCATCCACTGGTAACGTTTGTGTACCGATTACAGAAGAGTTCTCACCAGAAATGGCACCAAAACTTATAAAATTACAGAACGAAATGGATACTAACGATAATCAAGTGCAACGCACTTCACTACAACCGTACCTAGACATGTTCGGAAAGTATGTCAACAAGTTGGTCAAACAAGAATTATCCTCACAAAAGAGAGACcgtgaagaagatatcaagTCGTCTATTGACTTCTGA
- the EGH1 gene encoding hydrolase (similar to uniprot|P40566 Saccharomyces cerevisiae YIR007W) — protein sequence MVLEKIRVSSEGEFIDSHDRVVQLRGVNLDPCVKYPNSPTVTSHSPLLDSFWDSADDANFVNHPIDIDEVNEHITRLKSMGYNTIRFCFNWEALEHKGPGQYDFEYIEYVRQVLLKIYEIGDMYVYFDPHQDVWSRFTGGSGAPLWTLYCAGFQPKRVSVTQAAILHNEYIDKDTGKQVKHYPKMFWPTNYFKLACQTMFTLFFGGRQYAPKCIINGKNIQDYLQDSFNDAIGAMYRYLMEQSPELFEGNLVLGLETVNEPSEGYIGYPILSQIPKERELRMGPTPTAFQSFILGEGFETNVDLYDITVAGPKKIGTTFVNPEGQSVWMNQQERGQIDAQYGWERDTEWKTGCIWKLHKVWDIKEMKPRLLHPRYFSDGGVDMKYFINNMYVSYFEKFRNMFRSIDKERFLFMQNPVFQRPPELKNSSLIDDRTVFSTHFYDGMSLMFKTWNKIYNVNTLGIVRGKYLNPVFSVVLGENNIKKCISKQLRDIRDEAREVLGGHVAVVFSEIGMPFDMDNKEAYKTGQYTSQTSAMDAIGFALENNNLSFSLWCYCSKNSHQWGDQWNNEDFSLWSSDDAKREKVTVEVPHLGSETVSLQESEIFSSLSGSTRSTKSANTFKTANNGIALIDYSGFRALDSVLRPSPIKISGSFISAKFDPFNSTYDLEIHGHASSSNRSLIFLPAYHFKLDNIIMKSSSGHFTYDPERQILQWIHEPGHQFLNISLINVTANEDSCVIS from the coding sequence ATGgttcttgaaaaaatcCGAGTGTCTTCTGAAGGGGAGTTCATTGACTCTCATGATCGTGTGGTACAACTTCGTGGAGTGAACTTGGATCCATGCGTCAAATACCCGAATTCACCAACCGTAACTTCGCACTCTCCGTTACTTGACTCATTTTGGGATTCAGCAGATGATGCGAACTTTGTAAACCATCCTATCGACATTGATGAAGTAAATGAACATATTACTAGATTGAAGTCGATGGGGTATAATACCATTCGATTCTGTTTTAATTGGGAAGCATTGGAGCATAAGGGTCCAGGGCAGTACGATTTTGAGTACATTGAGTACGTACGTCAAGTTCTATTGAAAATATATGAAATCGGTGATATGTACGTGTATTTTGATCCACATCAGGATGTATGGTCCAGATTTACAGGTGGATCTGGAGCGCCTCTTTGGACTCTATATTGCGCGGGTTTCCAACCAAAAAGAGTTTCTGTCACTCAAGCTGCTATATTACATAATGAATACATCGACAAAGATACTGGGAAACAAGTAAAACATTACCCTAAGATGTTTTGGCCAACGAATTATTTCAAGTTAGCTTGCCAGACCATGTTTACGCTATTTTTTGGTGGAAGACAATATGCACCAAAGTGTATCATAAATGGTAAAAACATCCAGGATTATTTACAAGATTCATTCAATGATGCAATTGGTGCTATGTATCGATATTTGATGGAGCAATCACCAGAACtatttgaaggaaatttGGTTCTTGGGTTAGAAACTGTTAATGAACCAAGCGAAGGATACATTGGCTATCCTATACTTTCGcaaattccaaaagaaagagagtTAAGGATGGGTCCCACTCCAACAGCTTTCCAAAGTTTTATTCTTGGAGAAGGGTTTGAAACCAATGTTGATCTATATGATATTACCGTGGCAGGACCCAAGAAAATTGGAACTACATTTGTTAATCCTGAAGGACAATCAGTATGGATGAACCAACAGGAAAGAGGCCAAATCGACGCACAATATGGATGGGAAAGAGATACAGAGTGGAAGACTGGGTGTATCTGGAAGTTACATAAGGTATGggatatcaaagaaatgaaacCGCGCTTGCTACATCCTCGGTACTTCTCTGACGGCGGAGTTGATATGAAgtatttcattaacaacaTGTATGTTTCATACTTCGAGAAGTTTAGGAATATGTTCCGCAGTATAGATAAAGAAAGGTTTTTATTCATGCAAAATCCTGTTTTTCAACGGCCACCAGAGCTGAAGAACTCCTCTTTGATAGATGATAGAACGGTATTTTCCACGCATTTTTATGATGGTATGTCATTGATGTTTAAAACTTGGAACAAGATTTACAACGTCAACACCTTGGGAATAGTAAGGGGTAAGTATCTTAACCCGGTGTTCAGTGTGGTATTGGGTGAgaacaatatcaaaaaatgCATTTCAAAACAACTCCGTGACATAAGAGATGAGGCTAGAGAAGTGTTAGGTGGTCATGTTGCCGTCGTTTTCAGTGAAATTGGTATGCCATTTGATATGGACAACAAAGAAGCATATAAGACCGGACAATATACGTCACAGACAAGTGCTATGGATGCTATTGGATTCGCTTTGGAGAATAACAACCtatcattttctctttggtGTTATTGCTCGAAAAACTCTCATCAATGGGGCGATCAATGGAATAACGAAGATTTCTCACTTTGGAGTTCCGATGATGCTAAAAGGGAAAAAGTGACTGTAGAAGTTCCGCATCTTGGTAGTGAAACGGTATCCTTACAGGAATCAGAAATTTTCTCTTCACTTTCAGGATCAACAAGATCAACTAAATCAGCCAATACTTTCAAAACGGCAAATAACGGCATTGCACTAATAGACTATAGTGGGTTCAGGGCATTAGATTCTGTTTTGAGACCATCTCCAATTAAGATTAGTGGATCCTTCATTTCAGCAAAATTTGATCCCTTCAACAGCACTTACGATTTGGAAATTCATGGTCACGCGTCTTCCAGTAACAgatctttgatatttctgcCGGCATATCATTTCAAACTTGACAACATTATAATGAAATCCTCCTCTGGCCATTTCACTTACGATCCTGAGAGACAGATACTACAGTGGATTCACGAACCTGGCCATCagtttttgaacatttcTTTAATCAATGTGACAGCAAATGAGGACAGCTGTGTTATCTCATAA